Proteins encoded within one genomic window of Rhodothermales bacterium:
- a CDS encoding lysylphosphatidylglycerol synthase transmembrane domain-containing protein, whose amino-acid sequence MKRILSYGISILLGGVLLYLALRGMPLAELGEALRHAHYVWIVPLIAVILFSHAMRAYRWKLLIEALPERGVETGASTVSFKTAFLSVLIGYLVNLATPRLGEVVRSANLARQEKKRISGVMGTVVIERLLDSVVLLAAIGVTLALYIDQFGFFDEHVFQPLWSGLKRFSVGGYALVAVVGLSAGVASVLALRAARRSDHRLMRRVRGAAISFRDGIYTLHRSPRQFAMIWTTVLMWMGYVLMAYLPLLMLDLPAKYGLSLLDAFAIMVFGSLGIAVPAPGGTGSYHYITKMALVHVFGMDGGDAIVYAVLAHGIQLIFYVVIGAIALVMQGVSWQVLRKDAVETPQKAL is encoded by the coding sequence ATGAAGCGCATTTTGTCCTATGGTATCAGCATCCTCCTTGGCGGGGTGTTGCTTTATCTTGCCTTGCGAGGCATGCCGCTCGCGGAGCTGGGCGAAGCGCTGCGTCATGCGCACTATGTCTGGATCGTGCCGCTCATCGCGGTGATCCTGTTCAGCCACGCCATGCGCGCCTATCGGTGGAAATTGCTGATCGAGGCGCTACCGGAGCGGGGCGTCGAGACAGGGGCTTCCACGGTCTCGTTTAAAACCGCCTTCCTCTCCGTCCTGATCGGGTACCTCGTCAACCTGGCGACGCCCCGGCTCGGCGAGGTGGTCCGCTCCGCCAACCTCGCCCGGCAGGAAAAAAAGCGCATCAGCGGTGTGATGGGGACGGTCGTCATCGAGCGCCTGCTCGACTCCGTCGTGCTGCTGGCGGCGATCGGCGTGACGCTCGCGCTGTACATCGATCAGTTCGGCTTTTTTGACGAACACGTGTTTCAACCGCTATGGAGCGGCCTCAAGCGGTTTTCGGTCGGCGGCTATGCCCTGGTCGCCGTGGTGGGGCTCAGCGCCGGCGTGGCGAGCGTGCTGGCCCTCCGCGCGGCTCGGCGCAGCGACCACCGCCTGATGCGTCGCGTCCGCGGAGCCGCCATATCCTTTCGGGACGGCATCTACACCCTCCACCGCTCACCCCGCCAGTTCGCGATGATCTGGACGACGGTGCTCATGTGGATGGGCTACGTCCTGATGGCGTACCTGCCGTTGCTGATGCTCGACCTCCCCGCGAAATACGGGTTGAGCCTGCTCGACGCCTTTGCCATCATGGTGTTCGGTTCGCTCGGCATCGCCGTGCCGGCTCCCGGGGGCACCGGCTCGTACCATTACATCACGAAGATGGCCCTCGTGCACGTTTTCGGCATGGACGGCGGCGACGCGATCGTCTATGCAGTGCTCGCGCACGGCATCCAGCTCATCTTTTATGTGGTGATCGGCGCCATTGCCCTCGTCATGCAGGGCGTATCTTGGCAGGTACTTCGCAAGGATGCGGTTGAAACTCCGCAGAAAGCGCTGTAA
- a CDS encoding outer membrane lipoprotein carrier protein LolA — MKRLPASSGAALIACFVLFSVHLAASAQPAVTDILDRLQARYDEATTLQADFSQHLTTPDGEHLPGVSGSLLLRGNQYRVDTDAQTFVTDGQTTWIYNRYENQILVNDYVEDPSTFSLSDFLYAFDENYEVLETSEGYLDGIKHEILALRPRSDESFFREVTLWVRDTDSAITRLRVIDVNEAELEFSLEHLVFNPPLNGNPFDFAPPADAELIDLRSE; from the coding sequence ATGAAACGCCTTCCTGCCTCGTCCGGCGCTGCGCTGATCGCCTGCTTTGTACTCTTTTCTGTACACCTCGCCGCCTCGGCGCAGCCGGCCGTGACGGACATCCTGGATCGCCTCCAGGCCCGCTACGACGAAGCCACCACCCTCCAGGCCGACTTCAGCCAGCATCTTACGACCCCCGACGGAGAACATCTGCCCGGCGTAAGCGGGAGCCTGCTGCTGCGGGGCAATCAGTATCGGGTGGATACGGACGCCCAGACCTTCGTCACCGACGGGCAGACGACCTGGATTTACAACCGCTACGAAAACCAGATCCTGGTCAATGACTACGTAGAGGATCCGTCGACCTTTTCGCTGAGCGATTTTCTCTACGCCTTCGACGAAAACTATGAAGTCCTTGAGACGTCTGAGGGATATCTCGATGGCATCAAACATGAAATCCTGGCGCTTCGTCCGCGCAGCGACGAGTCCTTTTTCCGAGAGGTCACCCTGTGGGTGCGAGATACAGATAGCGCAATCACACGTCTTCGCGTCATCGATGTAAACGAGGCGGAGCTGGAGTTCAGCCTGGAGCACCTGGTATTCAATCCGCCACTCAACGGCAACCCCTTCGATTTTGCACCGCCGGCCGATGCCGAACTCATCGACCTGAGGTCGGAATAG
- a CDS encoding aminotransferase class V-fold PLP-dependent enzyme — protein MPLPSPMLSCQKSLFNLPADIHYLNCAYMSPLMRDVEEAGIAGMRMKRAPHVVQPADFFETAGAVRGLFAGLIGAAEPERIALAGSASYGIATAARNLPVGEGQTIVVLEEQFPSNIYSWRRLASERRAGVVTVDAPPVGDGRGRRWNERVLEAIEARTALVAIPHVHWADGTLFDLEAIGARCRDVGAALVVDGTQSIGALPFDVARIQPDAVVCAGYKWLMGPYSTGVAYFGPRFDDGVPLEENWIGRKNSEQFGGLVRYQDAYQPGAIRYDVGERSNFILLPMLKVALEQVVAWGPAAIQAYDARLMGPFVALARSLGCFVEADDRSAHHLFGLRLPAGVDMDAFAATLRARQISVSVRGTAIRISPHLYNDAADVAALSEALSTTLQAG, from the coding sequence ATGCCCCTACCATCGCCCATGCTCTCCTGCCAGAAGTCGCTTTTTAACCTGCCGGCCGACATCCATTACCTGAACTGCGCCTACATGTCTCCGCTGATGCGGGACGTCGAGGAGGCCGGCATCGCGGGTATGCGGATGAAGCGTGCGCCGCACGTCGTCCAGCCCGCTGATTTTTTTGAAACGGCGGGGGCCGTGCGCGGCCTGTTCGCCGGCCTGATCGGCGCCGCCGAGCCGGAGCGCATCGCACTCGCGGGGTCGGCCTCGTACGGGATCGCGACGGCGGCTCGGAATCTGCCCGTCGGCGAGGGACAGACGATCGTGGTGCTGGAGGAGCAATTTCCGAGCAACATCTACAGCTGGCGCCGGCTCGCCTCGGAGCGGCGCGCCGGCGTGGTGACGGTCGATGCCCCGCCTGTCGGCGACGGCCGGGGCCGGCGGTGGAACGAGCGGGTGCTCGAGGCGATCGAGGCGCGCACGGCCCTCGTCGCGATCCCCCATGTGCACTGGGCGGACGGCACCCTGTTCGACCTCGAGGCCATCGGCGCGCGCTGCCGGGACGTGGGCGCGGCGCTGGTGGTGGACGGCACCCAATCGATTGGCGCGCTCCCGTTCGACGTCGCCCGCATCCAGCCCGACGCGGTGGTGTGCGCCGGCTACAAATGGCTGATGGGTCCCTACAGCACCGGCGTCGCCTATTTCGGACCCCGGTTCGACGACGGCGTCCCGCTGGAGGAAAACTGGATCGGCCGCAAGAACAGCGAGCAATTCGGCGGACTGGTCCGCTACCAGGATGCCTATCAGCCCGGCGCCATCCGGTATGACGTCGGCGAGCGCTCGAATTTTATCCTGCTGCCGATGCTCAAGGTAGCGCTGGAGCAGGTCGTGGCCTGGGGGCCTGCGGCGATCCAGGCCTACGACGCGCGGCTCATGGGTCCGTTCGTCGCGCTCGCGCGCAGCCTGGGGTGTTTTGTGGAGGCGGACGACCGGAGCGCCCATCATCTGTTCGGACTGCGGCTGCCGGCCGGGGTCGATATGGATGCCTTTGCCGCCACGTTGCGCGCGCGTCAGATCAGCGTATCGGTCCGGGGCACGGCCATACGCATCTCCCCCCACCTGTATAACGACGCCGCCGATGTTGCCGCGCTGTCCGAAGCGCTATCGACGACCTTGCAGGCCGGCTAG
- a CDS encoding 3-ketoacyl-ACP reductase codes for MSRVALITGGTRGIGLGIAHALAAEGYDLMLCGRRPAAEVVPTLTELGARGIRAAYQIADMANAAERSALLEKTRETFGALHVLVNNAGMAPRDRRMMLDATEESFEEVLRVNLQGPYFLTQAVGNWMIAQRAADAAFSGCVINVNSISATVASINRGEYCVSKAGLAMASQLWAVALAPHGIPVYELRPGLIKTDMTAGVTSKYDAMIEQGALLEPRWGTPEDIGRVAAMLVRGDLPYASGQVLTLDGGLTMPRL; via the coding sequence ATGAGCCGGGTGGCATTGATCACGGGCGGCACGCGCGGGATCGGGCTGGGGATAGCCCACGCGCTCGCCGCGGAGGGGTACGACCTCATGCTGTGCGGTCGCCGGCCCGCCGCGGAGGTCGTCCCCACCCTGACCGAACTCGGCGCCCGGGGCATCCGCGCCGCCTACCAGATCGCCGACATGGCGAACGCCGCGGAGCGCAGCGCGCTGCTCGAAAAAACACGCGAGACCTTCGGGGCGCTTCACGTGCTGGTGAACAACGCCGGCATGGCGCCGCGCGACCGCCGCATGATGTTGGATGCCACGGAGGAGAGCTTCGAGGAAGTCCTGCGCGTCAACCTGCAAGGCCCCTACTTTCTGACGCAGGCCGTGGGCAACTGGATGATCGCGCAGCGGGCCGCGGATGCGGCGTTCAGCGGCTGCGTGATCAACGTCAACTCGATCTCCGCCACCGTCGCATCCATCAACCGGGGCGAATACTGCGTCTCCAAGGCCGGCCTCGCGATGGCCTCGCAACTCTGGGCCGTGGCCCTCGCGCCGCACGGCATCCCCGTGTACGAACTGCGCCCCGGACTGATCAAGACCGACATGACCGCCGGCGTGACCTCGAAGTACGACGCCATGATCGAACAGGGCGCCCTGCTCGAGCCCCGATGGGGCACCCCGGAGGACATCGGCCGCGTCGCCGCCATGCTCGTACGCGGCGACCTGCCCTACGCCAGCGGCCAGGTCCTCACCCTCGACGGCGGACTCACGATGCCCCGGTTATGA
- a CDS encoding Gfo/Idh/MocA family oxidoreductase: MSNVHKVGIIMNGVTGRMGTNQHLMRSLVAIRRDGGIPINETDVIMPEPLLVGRNSVKLENLARQAGISAWSTDVASTLSDPNYPVYFDAQTTTRRVEAVRMAIAAGKHIYCEKPTAMTAKEAYELYLYAKEAGVKHGVVQDKLYLPGLVKLKTLIDSGFFGEILSVRGEFGYWVFEGDIVPAQRPSWNYRLEDGGGILVDMLCHWRYVLDNIFGGVKSVSCLGATHIKRRWDEHGKPYAATADDAAYATFELEGDIIAHFNSSWCVRPRRDDLLTVQVDGTKGSAVAGLQQCWMQPYGATPRHTWNPDIPNPIDFYAGWTTVPDHKPYPNAFRAQWELFLRYIVTDAPYRLDLLEGAKGVQLAEKAMESWKKRAWVDIPNLNEEYA; the protein is encoded by the coding sequence ATGTCAAACGTCCATAAAGTCGGCATCATCATGAACGGCGTCACCGGTCGGATGGGCACCAACCAGCACCTGATGCGATCGCTGGTGGCCATCCGGCGCGACGGCGGCATCCCGATCAATGAGACCGACGTCATCATGCCGGAGCCGCTGCTCGTGGGCCGCAACAGCGTCAAGCTGGAGAACCTCGCCCGCCAGGCCGGCATCTCGGCATGGAGCACCGACGTCGCCAGCACGCTGAGCGACCCGAACTACCCGGTCTACTTCGACGCCCAGACCACCACCCGGCGTGTCGAGGCGGTGCGGATGGCGATCGCGGCCGGCAAGCACATCTATTGCGAAAAACCGACGGCCATGACGGCGAAAGAGGCGTACGAGCTGTATCTCTACGCGAAGGAGGCCGGCGTCAAACACGGCGTGGTGCAGGACAAGCTCTATCTGCCCGGACTCGTCAAGCTCAAGACCCTGATCGACAGCGGCTTTTTCGGCGAGATCCTCTCGGTCCGCGGCGAATTCGGGTACTGGGTGTTCGAGGGCGACATCGTGCCGGCGCAGCGGCCGTCCTGGAACTACCGGCTGGAGGACGGGGGCGGCATCCTCGTCGACATGCTGTGCCACTGGCGCTACGTGCTGGACAATATCTTCGGCGGCGTCAAGTCGGTGTCGTGCCTCGGCGCCACGCACATCAAGCGCCGCTGGGACGAGCACGGCAAACCGTACGCCGCCACCGCCGACGATGCGGCGTACGCCACGTTCGAACTGGAGGGCGACATCATCGCCCACTTCAATTCGTCGTGGTGCGTGCGACCGCGCCGGGACGACTTGCTGACGGTGCAGGTGGACGGCACGAAAGGCTCGGCGGTGGCCGGCCTCCAGCAATGCTGGATGCAGCCCTACGGCGCCACGCCCCGGCATACGTGGAATCCGGATATCCCGAACCCGATCGACTTTTACGCCGGCTGGACCACCGTGCCCGATCACAAACCCTACCCGAACGCCTTCCGCGCCCAGTGGGAGCTCTTCCTGCGCTACATCGTCACCGACGCGCCCTACCGGCTCGACCTGCTTGAGGGCGCCAAGGGCGTCCAGCTGGCGGAGAAAGCGATGGAGTCGTGGAAGAAGCGGGCCTGGGTCGACATTCCGAACCTGAACGAGGAATACGCATGA
- a CDS encoding sugar phosphate isomerase/epimerase family protein produces MSDAPALSRLCIHTITTKPWPIETAMDAYARAGVGGISVWRDALDGRSATDTGRRIREAGLSIVSLVRGGFFPALDAADRERAIDENRRIVDEAAALGAPLVVLVCGAAIGQSLDASRRQIQEGIEAVLPHARAAGVKLAIEPLHPMYADTRSAVVTLEQANDLAEAIGDDHVGVAVDVYHLWWDNHLQQEIARCGAQGHLHAFHVCDWRSPTRDMLNDRGLMGEGCIPIRPIRGWVEETGFDGFIEVEIFSTAYWAMDQQQFLDHIVEAYRQHV; encoded by the coding sequence ATGTCCGACGCCCCCGCACTCAGCCGGCTTTGCATCCATACCATCACGACCAAACCGTGGCCCATTGAAACGGCGATGGACGCCTATGCCCGGGCGGGCGTCGGCGGCATCTCGGTCTGGCGCGACGCGCTCGACGGGCGATCGGCGACCGATACGGGCCGGCGCATCCGGGAGGCCGGGCTGTCGATCGTATCGCTCGTCCGAGGCGGGTTTTTCCCCGCGCTGGATGCGGCGGACCGGGAACGCGCCATCGACGAGAACCGGCGCATCGTCGACGAGGCCGCCGCGCTCGGGGCGCCGCTCGTGGTGCTCGTGTGCGGCGCGGCCATCGGGCAGTCCCTCGACGCGTCGCGCCGGCAGATTCAGGAGGGGATCGAGGCGGTGCTGCCCCACGCGCGCGCGGCCGGCGTGAAGCTGGCGATCGAGCCGCTCCATCCGATGTACGCCGATACGCGCTCTGCCGTGGTGACCCTTGAGCAGGCCAACGACCTCGCCGAGGCCATCGGCGACGACCATGTCGGCGTGGCGGTCGATGTCTACCACCTCTGGTGGGATAACCATCTTCAGCAAGAAATCGCCCGGTGCGGCGCGCAGGGTCACCTGCATGCCTTCCACGTCTGCGACTGGCGCTCGCCGACGCGCGACATGCTCAACGACCGCGGCCTGATGGGCGAAGGCTGCATCCCGATCCGCCCGATCCGCGGCTGGGTGGAAGAGACCGGCTTTGACGGATTCATCGAAGTCGAGATCTTCTCCACCGCCTACTGGGCGATGGACCAGCAGCAGTTTCTCGACCACATCGTCGAGGCATATCGCCAGCACGTGTGA
- a CDS encoding c-type cytochrome → MRPRTVLTVIAIGLIGFSCKKPEVVNEYGLVVKTVGETLTPEQHREIQHALDGLEVAPGLEATLFAAEPMLANPTNIDIDARGRVWVCEGINYRPHLNPQNPVREEKERILILEDTDGDGVADSRKVFYEGTDINAAIGIAVFGNRVFVSVSPNVFVFTDEDGDDRADKKEVLFSGIKGVQHDHGVHAFTFGPDGRLYFNFGNAGEQLLDADGKPIVDASGEEVVGDGNPYRQGMVFRMNPDGSDFEVVGHNFRNNYEVVVDAFGTLWQSDNDDDGNRGTRINFVMEYGNYGFRDEMTGADWRQRRTGWEDEIPLRHWHLNDPGVVPNLLQTGAGSPTGMAMYEGRLLPEVFWDQMIHTDAGPNVVRSYPVKKSGAGYSAEIVNILKGTHDQWFRPSDVAVAPDGSLIVADWYDPGVGGHHVGDLEKGRLYRIAPPGSRYAVPKVDLITPESAVIALKSPNVATRYLAWNALHDMGAAAEPALTRMLDDPNPRMQARALWLLGQIDNQGSATVERALADENEDIRIAGLRLARQLDLDLIPYIRQLADDPSAQIRREAAIALRHNTSPEAPALWARLASHHDGADRWYLEALGIAADRQWDAFFGAWREQNLENWDTPAGRDIVWRSRAEAALPMLSELILSPKTSDTERLRYFRALDFHPDSPAKSGLLTGLLAANHADQLGIRVLALQHLAGDDALKQPATRKAIYATLDEVRGTRAFLDMVDRFKLADQGETLFAMALDNPGEELGKDAGRILIDLGGRERILSAIATADAERASAIIAMLGGVGSGGSRGTLEAIFMDKKLPLDVRRRALERFGPGWQGENRMLALLEAGTFPEELNATASSILFASNDSRRRVGAEKYFTPPAGTGGEPLPAIDELVDLQGDAAAGADVFATMCSTCHVVHGEGVDFGPGLSEIGDKLTPEALYTAILFPDAGIGFGYEGYVLKLKDGSEAAGYILNQSGDEIRLREVGGRTNSYSVTDVASKEAMGQSLMPALGRTLSREQLVNLVAYLGTLKAMGESD, encoded by the coding sequence ATGCGCCCCCGTACCGTGTTAACCGTTATTGCAATAGGCCTTATCGGATTCTCGTGCAAGAAGCCGGAAGTCGTCAACGAATATGGCCTCGTCGTCAAGACAGTCGGGGAGACCCTGACGCCGGAACAGCACCGTGAAATCCAGCATGCCCTCGATGGCCTCGAAGTGGCGCCCGGTCTCGAGGCGACGCTGTTTGCCGCGGAGCCGATGCTGGCGAATCCGACGAATATCGACATCGACGCGCGCGGCAGGGTATGGGTCTGCGAAGGGATCAACTACCGGCCCCATCTGAATCCCCAGAATCCCGTGCGCGAGGAAAAAGAGCGCATCCTCATCCTTGAGGACACGGACGGAGACGGCGTGGCCGATTCGCGCAAGGTCTTTTATGAAGGCACCGACATCAACGCCGCGATCGGAATCGCCGTGTTCGGCAACCGGGTGTTCGTTTCGGTGAGTCCGAACGTTTTTGTGTTTACCGATGAAGATGGGGACGATCGGGCGGACAAGAAGGAGGTGCTGTTCTCCGGCATCAAGGGCGTCCAGCACGACCACGGCGTCCATGCGTTCACGTTCGGACCGGACGGCCGGCTCTATTTTAATTTCGGCAACGCCGGCGAGCAGCTACTCGATGCCGACGGGAAGCCCATCGTGGATGCCTCCGGCGAGGAGGTCGTGGGCGACGGCAATCCGTATCGCCAGGGCATGGTGTTCCGGATGAATCCGGACGGGTCGGACTTCGAGGTGGTTGGCCATAACTTCCGCAACAACTACGAGGTGGTGGTCGACGCCTTCGGTACGTTGTGGCAGTCGGACAACGACGACGACGGCAACCGGGGCACGCGGATCAACTTTGTGATGGAGTACGGGAATTACGGCTTCCGGGATGAGATGACCGGCGCCGACTGGCGGCAGCGGCGCACGGGATGGGAAGACGAGATTCCGCTGCGCCACTGGCACCTGAACGATCCGGGCGTGGTGCCGAACCTGTTGCAGACCGGCGCCGGCTCGCCGACCGGCATGGCGATGTACGAGGGGCGGCTCCTGCCGGAGGTCTTCTGGGATCAGATGATCCACACCGACGCCGGCCCGAACGTCGTGCGTTCGTACCCGGTCAAAAAATCCGGCGCCGGTTACTCCGCCGAGATCGTCAACATCCTGAAGGGAACGCACGATCAATGGTTCAGGCCATCGGATGTCGCCGTGGCGCCCGACGGGTCGCTGATCGTGGCCGACTGGTACGACCCGGGTGTCGGAGGGCACCACGTGGGCGACCTCGAAAAAGGCCGGCTCTACCGCATTGCGCCCCCGGGCTCCCGGTACGCGGTCCCGAAGGTCGACCTGATCACGCCCGAGTCAGCCGTTATTGCATTAAAAAGTCCTAATGTGGCCACGCGGTATCTGGCGTGGAACGCGCTCCACGACATGGGCGCGGCGGCCGAACCCGCGCTGACGCGGATGCTCGACGACCCGAATCCGCGCATGCAGGCCCGCGCTCTGTGGCTCCTCGGGCAGATCGACAATCAGGGGTCGGCGACCGTCGAACGCGCGCTGGCGGATGAGAACGAAGACATCCGTATCGCCGGTCTGCGGCTCGCGCGGCAGCTGGATCTCGATCTCATCCCCTATATCCGCCAGCTGGCGGACGACCCATCCGCCCAGATCCGTCGGGAAGCGGCGATCGCGTTGCGGCACAATACCTCGCCCGAGGCGCCGGCGCTCTGGGCCCGTCTGGCCTCGCACCACGACGGTGCGGATCGGTGGTATCTGGAGGCGCTCGGGATTGCGGCGGACCGCCAGTGGGATGCCTTTTTTGGCGCCTGGCGCGAGCAGAATCTCGAAAACTGGGATACGCCCGCCGGCCGCGACATCGTCTGGCGTTCCCGCGCCGAAGCCGCGCTGCCGATGCTGTCGGAGTTGATCCTCTCGCCCAAAACATCGGACACCGAGCGGCTCCGTTATTTCCGCGCGCTCGATTTCCACCCGGACAGTCCGGCCAAGTCGGGGCTGCTCACCGGGCTTCTGGCCGCGAATCATGCCGATCAGCTCGGGATTCGCGTGCTCGCGCTCCAGCATCTCGCCGGCGACGACGCCCTGAAGCAGCCGGCGACGCGGAAGGCCATCTATGCCACACTCGATGAGGTGCGCGGCACGCGCGCGTTCCTCGATATGGTCGATCGCTTTAAGCTCGCGGATCAGGGTGAGACGCTGTTCGCCATGGCGCTGGACAATCCGGGAGAGGAACTCGGCAAGGATGCCGGCCGCATCCTGATCGATCTGGGCGGCCGTGAACGGATCCTTTCTGCGATCGCAACGGCGGATGCGGAGCGGGCTTCCGCCATTATCGCCATGCTGGGCGGCGTGGGCTCGGGCGGATCGCGCGGCACGCTCGAGGCCATCTTCATGGACAAAAAACTGCCGCTTGATGTACGCCGGCGCGCACTGGAACGGTTCGGGCCGGGCTGGCAGGGAGAAAACCGCATGCTGGCCCTGCTCGAGGCGGGCACGTTTCCGGAAGAACTCAACGCGACGGCCTCCAGCATCCTGTTCGCCTCGAACGACAGCCGTCGGCGCGTCGGGGCCGAAAAGTACTTTACCCCGCCGGCCGGGACGGGCGGCGAGCCGCTGCCGGCCATCGACGAACTGGTCGACCTGCAGGGCGATGCCGCCGCCGGGGCGGACGTGTTCGCCACGATGTGCAGCACCTGCCACGTCGTCCATGGCGAGGGCGTCGATTTCGGCCCAGGTCTCTCCGAAATCGGCGACAAACTCACGCCGGAGGCGCTCTACACGGCCATCCTCTTCCCCGACGCCGGCATCGGCTTCGGCTACGAGGGGTATGTTTTGAAACTCAAAGACGGGAGCGAAGCGGCGGGATACATCCTGAACCAGTCGGGAGACGAAATCCGGCTTCGGGAAGTCGGCGGGCGGACGAACAGCTACTCCGTGACCGATGTAGCGAGCAAGGAGGCCATGGGCCAGTCCCTGATGCCGGCGCTCGGACGCACGCTGTCACGCGAGCAACTGGTGAACCTGGTCGCCTATCTGGGTACGCTGAAAGCGATGGGGGAAAGTGATTAG
- a CDS encoding sugar transferase, producing MSTSERTALTVRHSKAKQALKQLIDVVVVLVSMPFWLPICAAIYFAILIEDRKNPIFLQERVGKDGRVFRTFKFRTMVPNAEAVLKQALENDAALREEWETFFKLRKDPRITRIGALLRRTSLDELPQLVNVLIGDMVMVGPRPLPAYHQDALPTEVRELRKAVKPGITGLWQVSGRSDSGIEGMKQWDPYYVRNWSLSLDLQIIVRTIGVVLTRQGAY from the coding sequence ATGTCCACTTCCGAACGCACCGCGCTTACCGTACGCCACTCCAAAGCCAAGCAGGCGCTCAAGCAGCTCATCGACGTCGTCGTCGTGCTGGTTTCGATGCCTTTCTGGCTTCCCATCTGCGCGGCGATCTACTTCGCGATCCTGATCGAAGACCGCAAGAATCCCATTTTTCTGCAGGAGCGGGTGGGCAAGGACGGCCGTGTATTCCGCACCTTCAAGTTCCGCACCATGGTGCCGAACGCCGAAGCCGTATTGAAACAGGCCCTGGAAAACGATGCGGCGCTCCGTGAAGAGTGGGAAACGTTCTTCAAGCTCCGCAAGGACCCGCGCATCACCCGCATCGGCGCGCTGCTGCGCCGTACGAGCCTGGACGAGCTGCCGCAGCTCGTCAACGTGCTCATCGGCGACATGGTCATGGTCGGTCCGCGTCCGCTGCCGGCGTACCACCAGGATGCGCTCCCCACGGAAGTCCGCGAGCTGCGCAAAGCCGTCAAGCCGGGCATCACCGGGCTCTGGCAGGTGTCGGGCCGCAGCGACTCAGGCATCGAAGGCATGAAGCAGTGGGATCCCTACTACGTGCGCAACTGGTCGCTCTCGCTCGACCTGCAGATCATCGTCCGCACCATCGGCGTCGTGCTCACCCGCCAGGGAGCGTATTGA